In the Desulfosporosinus acidiphilus SJ4 genome, ATAGCGATGGCAGAATTGGATGAAGAAAAAACTCTAAGGTTGGTCAACGAAAGAATTCAGGCCGGGCACTCTGCTGTAGATATCATAGAAAGCTGCCGGCGGGGTGTGGAAATAGTCGGAGAGAAGTACAGTGACAGTGATTATTTTTTGTCCGATCTGATTATGTCCGAAGAGATTCTTAAAGAAGTTATGAGGATCCTGGAGCCCCACATTCCTGTTAAAGGGACCAATAATAGATTTCTGCCGATTGTTATGGGTACCATCGAAGGAGATATTCACGATCTGGGTAAAAACATTATCATCTATCTTTTGCGATCCTCCGGGTTAGAAGTAATAGACTTGGGTGTTGATGTGACACCTGAGAAATTCGTTCAAGCCGTAAGTGAATCGAAGGCCGCGATCTTAGGGATTAGTGTGTTGTTATCTTTTTGTGTGGGCTCCATTAAAAAAGTTGTGGATCTGTTGACAGACGCAGGGCTTAGAGATCAAGTAAAAGTTGTGGTAGGAGGATACCCGGTAAATCAAGAGGTTAAAGAATACACGGGTGCGGATTTTTACGCCAACGACGTTACGGAAGCTCTGAAAATTTATCGTGATATTTTAGGAATTGGAGGAGGTCCGGTCTCGGGATGCTGAGACCGGATCCTTTTTTCTAAGGAATCTTATAATATTGGGCCGATACCATAGGGAGACATAAGCGCGGCGAAAGTCTTTGGCCGTGCCAATCAGCGCAAACCGAGGAACCAAGGTTTCTTTAGTTTTGAGACCATCATCATGGTGTTATTGACCAGACAAAGGAGTTGTGATACTATTTTAAAAATAGATAAAGTTATCTATACATTCTAAATAAATTAATAATTATTACAATATATGTATATACATCTAGACTATTTATTTTGATATCGATTAGTGCTTTTACAGAGGCTAGAATTATCGTTCTCCAAGCTGATGTTAATCCCTATCGATTTTCAGAGTAAGCCTTGTCTTCAATACCCTACTGCAATGGTGATAATACCGTTTTGTATGTAGGGTTAAACTTGTTTTAAGGGGGAAACTTCAGGACTTTAATAAGGAAGGTGATGCCGGTAAACTCTGACAGGACAGCTTACATAGATTTCATAATTTTGACTTCGGGGAGGGTTAGAGACGATGTTGATTATAGGCGAAAAGTTAAACAGCTCTATTCCTAGCGTACGTCAGTTTATTAATAATAAAGACACGGCTGCTGTTCAGGATTTGGCACTGAGGCAATCCGCAGCAGGAGCTGATTATTTGGATCTCAATACAGCTCAAGGGGATGAAGCGCCTAATATGGAGTGGCTGGTGAGAACGGTGCAAGAGGTAACCGATGTGCCCTTATGTCTGGACAGCACTTCAGCCGCAGCCATTAAAAGAGGTTTGGCTGCGGTTCATGGGGATAAGAGCCGAGTTTTAATAAACTCCATTTCCATGGAAAGAAACCGTATTGAAGAAGTGCTCCCTTTAGTTCTCGAATATAATTGCTCGGTTATTGGGCTCACTCTAGATGACAACGGAATTCCCAAAACTGCCGAAGATAGAATAGCCATTTCCAATCAACTCATTGAAACCTTAACCAAATATCAATATGACCTTGAGCAGTTGTATTTAGACCCCCTAGTCCTTCCCTTAGCGGTAAACCACCTGAATGCCACCATGTTTTTCAAGTGTCTTACGGAAATCAAACAGTCATTTCAGGTTAAAACAGTCTCTGGGTTAAGTAACATATCGTATAATTCCCCAAAACGAAAAATCATGAATCGTCATTTCTTAACTCTTTGTATGGCTTTTGAAATGGATGCTGCAATTCTCGATCCCCTCGATGGAAAAATTATGACCTCAGTCATTACAAATGATTTTCTGTTAGGCAAAGACCGTTTCGGTAAGAACTATTTAAAAGCCTATCGCAGCGAAGTGCTGGAAGATTAGCACAGCTTGGGAATTGCGGTATGATAGTACCATACCATGGTTAATTATTTTAAGAGGAAGGTGTAAGCGACTATGAATGAAAAGGAAACCCTTTATCAAAAACGATTAGCTCGTTACATCACTGCGATGGACTGCGGAAAACCGGATATGGTTCCCGTAGCCTTCGGCGTAGGGGAATGGATTGCTAAATATAAAGGCATCACTCTGCAAGAAGTATATTACGACCTTGATAAAAGTAATTCTATAGTTTCGGAAATGTTGCCGGGCTTGGACTTTGATATTTTTAAAGGCGGCCCTTCTTTATGGTGGCCGCCAATGTTTGATGTCATGGGTTCAAAGTTATATAAATTTCCGGGAATTGGAGTCGATGAGAATTCAACCTTCCAATACAATGAGCAAGAATACATGAAACCAGAGGATTATGACGAATTTACTGCCAGTCCGACAGAATGGCTCGTCAATCACTTTTTGCCCAATATAAGTACGGAATTGGAGAATCCTGGGTCATACAGAGCTGCCGTTGCCCTGATCAAAGGTTCAGCAGCCTTTGCTATGTCCGGAAGTATAATGGCAGCCGCTTTCGAAAAATGGACAATGGACCATGGAATTGTCGGTCAAGGGACCGGGTTTACCAAGGCCCCTTTTGATACTCTCGGGGATGCTCTGCGGGGGATGAAGGGAATACTCTTAGACTTGCGCCGCCGCCCGGAGAAAGTATTAGCTGCTTGCGAAGCTATCACTCCTCACAATGTTAATTGCGGCTTGGCCGGTGCCGGCGCAGACACGCGTTTCCCCTGTTTTGCCCCACTTCATCGCGGAGCTTATCCGTTCCTTAATCCGCATCAATGGGAAACGTTTTACTGGCCGTCCTTAAAAGCAACTATTGAAGGACTGTGGACTAAAGGGAAACGTATGTTGTTTTATGCTGAAGGAGACTGGACTCCCTATCTTGAAAAAATTGCCGAATTGCCAGATCGAAGTATTATCTTTCAGGTTGACACGACAGATCCTAAAAAAGCTAAGGAAATTCTGGGCGGCAGGTTCTGCCTGCAAGGTGGTGTTCCTACAACATTATTAACCTATGGAACACCGGAAAAGATTCGCGAACAGGTTAAACGGTCCATTGACGAATTGGGCCGTGATGGAGGCTTTATCTTGGATGCCGGCGGGGTTGTGATGGGAGACGCAAAACAAGAAAACGTCATGGCCATGATTGAGGCAGCCCGAGAATTTGGTGTTTATTAGAAAGATAGGAGGGAAAATCAATGGCGGATAAGGAAAAATCATTCATAAATCCCAATCCTGGGGTCTGTGTGCCCTGGGAACTGAAACTTGAGGAATTCGGCGATCTTCCGGGAAACGAAGAAATTGTGAAAAAGGAATGGGAAAAGTTGGATGACTTTGCCTACAATTTCATTTGGTTTTGGGTACAACGATAGAACTAAGAAATTTAAAATACTTTTTGATTTCAAAGGAGTGGGATGATGATGCTGACAGATGAATTATCGAAGGCCATAGCGGAATTGGAAGAACAGCAAGTGGCAGATCTAGTCAAAGAACGTTTGGCAAAGGGAGTAACGCCCTTAGAAATTGTAAATTCGCTGCAGCAAGGAATGGCAGAAGCAGGTGTTCGCTTTGAGACCGGAGAATATTTCTTGGGTGAACTCATCATGTGCGGAGAAATCATGCAGGATTCTATGGTCGTTTTAGAACCGCTCCTCACGGGCAGTAATGCAGAGTATAAGGGGAATATCGTCATGGGCACTGTGAAAGGGGATATCCACGATTTAGGAAAGAACATTGTGGTAATGCTCCTCAAAGGATCGGGTTATAATGTCATTGATCTCGGAGTGGATGTTCCGAAAGAGAAGTTTATTGAAGCGATAAAAGAATTTAAAGCCCCCCTTGTAGGCATGAGTGTTCTGTTGACAGGATGCCAGGAATCTATGAAAGAAACCATTGAGGCCATCAGAGCTGCAGGATTGGA is a window encoding:
- a CDS encoding cobalamin B12-binding domain-containing protein; the encoded protein is MEDELQIAMAELDEEKTLRLVNERIQAGHSAVDIIESCRRGVEIVGEKYSDSDYFLSDLIMSEEILKEVMRILEPHIPVKGTNNRFLPIVMGTIEGDIHDLGKNIIIYLLRSSGLEVIDLGVDVTPEKFVQAVSESKAAILGISVLLSFCVGSIKKVVDLLTDAGLRDQVKVVVGGYPVNQEVKEYTGADFYANDVTEALKIYRDILGIGGGPVSGC
- a CDS encoding methyltetrahydrofolate--corrinoid methyltransferase, whose protein sequence is MLIIGEKLNSSIPSVRQFINNKDTAAVQDLALRQSAAGADYLDLNTAQGDEAPNMEWLVRTVQEVTDVPLCLDSTSAAAIKRGLAAVHGDKSRVLINSISMERNRIEEVLPLVLEYNCSVIGLTLDDNGIPKTAEDRIAISNQLIETLTKYQYDLEQLYLDPLVLPLAVNHLNATMFFKCLTEIKQSFQVKTVSGLSNISYNSPKRKIMNRHFLTLCMAFEMDAAILDPLDGKIMTSVITNDFLLGKDRFGKNYLKAYRSEVLED
- a CDS encoding uroporphyrinogen decarboxylase family protein codes for the protein MNEKETLYQKRLARYITAMDCGKPDMVPVAFGVGEWIAKYKGITLQEVYYDLDKSNSIVSEMLPGLDFDIFKGGPSLWWPPMFDVMGSKLYKFPGIGVDENSTFQYNEQEYMKPEDYDEFTASPTEWLVNHFLPNISTELENPGSYRAAVALIKGSAAFAMSGSIMAAAFEKWTMDHGIVGQGTGFTKAPFDTLGDALRGMKGILLDLRRRPEKVLAACEAITPHNVNCGLAGAGADTRFPCFAPLHRGAYPFLNPHQWETFYWPSLKATIEGLWTKGKRMLFYAEGDWTPYLEKIAELPDRSIIFQVDTTDPKKAKEILGGRFCLQGGVPTTLLTYGTPEKIREQVKRSIDELGRDGGFILDAGGVVMGDAKQENVMAMIEAAREFGVY
- a CDS encoding cobalamin B12-binding domain-containing protein, which encodes MMMLTDELSKAIAELEEQQVADLVKERLAKGVTPLEIVNSLQQGMAEAGVRFETGEYFLGELIMCGEIMQDSMVVLEPLLTGSNAEYKGNIVMGTVKGDIHDLGKNIVVMLLKGSGYNVIDLGVDVPKEKFIEAIKEFKAPLVGMSVLLTGCQESMKETIEAIRAAGLDCIILIGGNYIDEVVKDYVGADFSAQAATDGVKIAEEIFGVA